The proteins below are encoded in one region of Loxodonta africana isolate mLoxAfr1 chromosome 5, mLoxAfr1.hap2, whole genome shotgun sequence:
- the SOD3 gene encoding extracellular superoxide dismutase [Cu-Zn] translates to MFLPLSGCCSSLSRRASYFGRAGKVSSTMLALLCSFLLLAARASTDMDTDTAEPGSNTAEQIRDMHVKVTEIWQALTHRGARDGGPGADLYAACSVQPSASLGAAQPRVTGLVLFRQLAPGAKLEAFLDLEGFTAEHNGSARAIHVHQFGDVSQGCEATGPHYNPLGVPHPQHPGDFGNFWVRDGSLWKYRTGLNASLVGPHSIVGRAVVVHAGQDDLGRGGDQASVENGNAGPRLACCVVGVCGPEPWARQAQKHAERKKRWRENECKAA, encoded by the exons ATGTTCCTGCCGCTGTCTGGGTGCTGCTCCTCACTTTCCAGGAGGGCAAGTTATTTTGGAAGAGCTGGAAAG GTGTCCTCCACCATGCTGGCGCTGCTGTGTTCCTTCCTGCTCCTGGCGGCCCGCGCCTCTACCGATATGGATACCGACACGGCGGAGCCCGGTTCCAACACGGCAGAGCAAATCCGCGACATGCACGTCAAGGTGACGGAGATCTGGCAGGCGCTCACGCACCGGGGGGCGAGGGACGGCGGGCCGGGCGCCGACCTCTACGCCGCCTGCAGCGTGCAGCCATCCGCCTCGCTAGGCGCTGCGCAGCCGCGGGTCACTGGCCTCGTCCTCTTCCGGCAGCTGGCGCCCGGCGCCAAGCTCGAGGCCTTCCTGGACCTGGAAGGCTTCACCGCAGAGCACAACGGCTCCGCCCGCGCCATCCACGTGCACCAGTTCGGGGACGTGAGCCAGGGCTGCGAGGCCACTGGGCCCCACTACAACCCGCTGGGCGTGCCGCACCCGCAGCACCCGGGCGACTTCGGCAACTTCTGGGTCCGCGACGGTAGCCTCTGGAAGTACCGCACGGGCCTCAACGCCTCGCTCGTCGGCCCCCATTCGATCGTGGGCCGCGCAGTCGTGGTGCACGCGGGCCAGGATGACCTGGGCCGCGGCGGCGACCAGGCCAGCGTGGAGAACGGCAACGCGGGCCCCCGGCTGGCCTGCTGCGTGGTGGGCGTGTGCGGGCCTGAGCCGTGGGCGCGCCAGGCTCAGAAACATGCTGAGCGCAAGAAGCGGTGGCGCGAGAACGAGTGCAAGGCTGCCTGA